A genomic window from Glaciihabitans sp. INWT7 includes:
- the yidD gene encoding membrane protein insertion efficiency factor YidD yields the protein MNSIVTFVLLLPRNLSVLILRVYRAVISPLYGDVCRYYPSCSSYALQAIQQYGLVRGSWLGIRRIARCHPWAAGGVDDVPQRVEQKYAVTRFGFVVSMATER from the coding sequence TCCTGCTCCCCCGCAATCTCAGCGTGCTGATTCTGCGGGTATACCGGGCTGTGATCTCACCCCTGTACGGCGATGTGTGCCGGTATTACCCCTCCTGCTCGTCTTATGCGCTTCAAGCCATCCAGCAGTACGGCCTGGTTCGCGGAAGTTGGTTGGGAATCCGCCGCATTGCGCGCTGCCATCCCTGGGCCGCCGGCGGTGTCGACGACGTGCCCCAGCGGGTCGAGCAGAAGTACGCGGTAACGCGTTTTGGTTTTGTTGTATCGATGGCCACGGAAAGGTGA